A single Symbiobacterium thermophilum IAM 14863 DNA region contains:
- a CDS encoding MoaD/ThiS family protein: MVTVRLFGTLRLDAGRRRVEVDAATVAEALEKTAAALGLADPGPLLQGAVYVNGERAGMRTRLKDGDELYLLSPAAGG, encoded by the coding sequence ATGGTCACGGTGCGCCTGTTCGGCACGCTGCGGCTGGATGCCGGGCGGCGCCGGGTCGAGGTGGACGCGGCGACGGTGGCCGAGGCGCTGGAGAAGACGGCCGCTGCCCTGGGGCTGGCCGACCCGGGGCCCCTGCTGCAGGGGGCAGTCTACGTCAACGGCGAACGGGCGGGGATGCGCACCCGCTTGAAGGACGGGGACGAGCTGTACCTGCTCTCCCCTGCCGCGGGCGGATGA